The genomic DNA taactgctaatctcacgcacaacagtttactagagtttactcaaaatggtgccaaaaacaaaaaacatccagtgagcggcagttctgcagacggaaatgccttattgatgagactgaggtcaacagagaatggccagactggttcgagctgacagaaaatctgcgttaactcagataacccctctgtacaattgtagtgagcagaatagcatctcagaatgcacaacacatcgaaccttgaggtggatgggctgcaacagcagaagaccatgtcgggaactttataaggaccatagtgttcctactaaagtgctcagtgagtgtatataaacagtatatatacggtgtgtctgtgtatatatatatatgtatgtatatatatatatatatatatatatatatatatatatatatatatatatatatatacacacacacatacacacacacaggcagccaaaagttgGGAATaccatacagtaaaaaaatatatttaatatatttcaaaatatacaaaaaaaatggccaaaaaatatttttgctaaaatatgtcaaaatacatttacataaatacattttctacaaatacattttttttggccatttttgaaaatatattttaaaagcattaaaaaaatattttttgccctCCATGTATTTCAATACAAGAAAATACACACAcgtaacatttgaagaaaatcttTATTTGATGTCTAAAGTGTGAacatgaatgtaacacatttgaataaaaatcaagcaAGGAACATACTTTAAATttcaaaaaattaacttttttttttttcccaagcaGTCTCAGTTCCCCCAGCTTAGAATTCACTGCAGTCCCCAAAGCTCCTCTGGACACATTGTGAAACCTCTTCTTCACTGCCACTGTAAGAGACAAAAATCACAgctatattttaaagggatagttcacccaaaaatgaaaattctgtcattaattactcgtcctcatgttgttccaaacccataaatcTTCCGTTCAtcttcaaaacacaaattaatataattttatgaaatttgAGAGATTTCTGTCCCTCCATTGACAGTCCACGCAACTACCAATTTGACGCTTCAAAAAGTTCATAAAGAGATTGTacaatgcaaaaaatgatttttttgtcttgtttccagtccaaatatctaaaaattcttaaatcaaGATGCATTTACTAGATAAGTaatatggcataagatattatgtcttgctttctgaaaaaaataaaataaataaataaataaaaaaattccaaattaagtgagtttttgcttaaagctaaattatctgcaaatgggtaaaacaaaaaatcaaatggaaacaagattatttttcttaccccactggcagataatttagtttgttttaagcaaagactttttttttttttttttccagaaaacaagacaatatTTTATGTCAATGTACTTGTCTAGTAAATGCATCTTGATTTAAGAATTTTTCGATATTTGGACtggaaacaaagcaaaaatactaagaaaagtattttttgcagtgttaaaCTAATCCATATGAATTGAGTGGTTTAGTCCAAATTTTCTGAAGAGACTCGATTGCTTTATATGATGAACAGATTGAATTTAGGCTTTTATTCACATAACCATTCATCAACTCACACATCAGTTGTGGTAAACGGGAGCTCAAGCATGATTGCTTGACGTGCgagaaccaatgaggttcatTCTCGTGTTACGCAGCATGTTTGAGCTTcagcaagaaccaatgaggttcatTCTCGTGCGTCAAGCATGTTTGGTTGAGCTTCTGTTTATGTTCGCTGATCAAGCCTAAATTcaatctgttcatcatacaaagcaATCAATTCTCTTCAGAAAATTTGGACTAAACTGCTCAAttcatatggattagttttacgATCTCTTTATGAACTTTTTGAAGCGTCAAAGTGGTAGTTGCGTAGCTGTCAATGGAGGGACAGAAAGCTCTCagatttcataaaaaaacaaaaacaaaaaacgtcatTTTCCTCCATACCTGCTGAGTATTCATCCTCATCAAATTTTCTAATATGTTCAGTGGGCAGAATTGAGAATTTTTCATCCTCCACCCACTTAATTAACGCGAACATAATCAGTCTGTGTCTTCCAGCGTGTGGTCACGGTCGGAATTCGCGCCTCAGGCAacggttattaaaaaaaaaaaaaaaagttaaacgacaagctgctttttttaatgagcaggaattttgattgatttattttttttactttgtacttacataaattttttttttaggattctttaaatattttagtttttatttttaaaatctaatgaAATCTAATAAAGACAGTGCGCATGCGCAGACTGTGCTGTGTGCGCCAATTAACGTACGGATCCTGCAACAAGACGATGCATTTTTTGAATTCCCAGGAAAACTGCTTGGTAAGCATAGATTTCACAATAAATAACATTCTATCTTTATTACAAATGTTTACCGTTTGTGTTTTACGAATAATACTCAATGTTGTCCTTTATTTTGTCATCTTAATTTCATCAATAGGTTAAAAAACCACAAACTTAATTGAATATTTAATGGCAAAAAGTCAAATGTACGGTACATTAGCAGTATTATATATTGTGCATTGTTGttgctctgtttattttaaacagaaaattatacCAATGATTTTAATACTTTGTGTGTTACCATTAAAGTGTTATATTGTATCCCTTAATGAATTCATGTCAAAAAATTAAAGTGTACATTGCAATTTAGTGCATCGTTGTTGTTCTGGTTCCTTTTCAAAACATCATATCATACAGTACACTTACTGCCTTGTTATCATTAAATGTCCTACTGTATCCCTGACAGTTAATGTCAAAGTCAACTGTACACTACATTAGTAGTGAGGTATTCTGTAATGtgacaagcaaataaataaacttgaTCTGTTATCTTATTCTTGCTAAACCTTTGgctctgttttttatttgtagccAACTATTTTTTGATGTTGTACATAAGATATATTCCTGTTACTCTACGgtaaactattttaaaatgtaattcttctaacacactttttttttttcattttaaataatggatACTTTTGATCTCCATCCACATTCTGTAAGGTTGGAAATGTATTTTCTTGAccctgaaatacatttcaaaatatattttgtgaaatgaaagttgaaattaaatatattttcgatttcaaaaatatattttattgagcttCACAGATACAACATATATTtggcatatatttaaaatatattttggctagaaaaaatatatttttttactgtacagattttgctgtttcggaaggaaacaggtactttaattcaccaaagtggcattcagctgatcacaaagtatagtcaggacattacttatgtaaaaaaaatagcaccatcactgtttgaaaatagtcattttgatcaaatctagacaggccccatttccagcagccatcactccaacaccttatcctttttttttttttttttttgatttttcccctttttctcccaatttggaatgcccaattcccaatgcgctctaagtccttgtggttgcatagtaaattgcctcagtccgggtggtggaggacgattCCCAGTTGTCTCCGCATCACTctgcacgccctgggatttgagctagcgagctagtgaactccaggggtggtagccagtgtattttaccactgagctacccaggccccacccaacaccttattattatttataatttggtactagaaaatcacttgccattatatcaaacactgctgaaagctatttggttcattaaatgaagcttaacattgtctttgtgtttgtttttgagttgccaaagtatgcaatagactggcatgtcttaaggtcaatattaggtcaaaaatggcaaaaaaagaaacagctttctctagaaactcgtcagttaatcattgttttgaggaatgaaggctgtacaatgcttgaaattgccaaaaaactgaagatttcatacaaaggtgtacactacagtcttcaaagacaaaggacaactggctccaacaaggacagaaagagacgtggaaggccagatgtacaattaaacaagaggataaatacatcagagactctagtttgagaaataaacacctcacatgtcctcaggtgacagcttcattgaattctacccgctcaacaccagtttcatgtacaacagtaaagagaagactcatgcaggccttatgggcagaattgcaaagaaaaacccacttttgaaacagaaaaacaaaaagaaaagtttagagtgagcaaagaaacacagatattggacaacagataattggaaaagagtgttatggatcttaaccctattgagcttttgtgggatcagctagactgtaaggtgcgtgagaagtgcccaacaagacagccacatccatggcaagtgctacaggaagtgtggggtgaaatgtctcctgagtatctggacaaactgacagctagaatgccaaggatctgcaaagctgtcattgctgcatgtggaggattttttgatgagaacactttgaagtagtttaagaagttctgaaatatatatttttttaattataataataattattcacattattaatgtcctgactatacattgtgatcagttgaatgccaccttggtgaataaaagtaccaatttcttttcataagagcaaaatctgtacattattccaaatatatatatatattaggatgggatttaatgattttacttataAATATAGCACTTTAATGAACATCTGTGTTCTTAATATTTTTACTATGTGGTgaccgttttataaaagcaataaggtattcaaggctgtgccatattgtgaatTTAGTCACGGCTGAAGCAGTTGCAGGCACTCTGCTTTGTGTTGTGCCTAACAACACCCTTAAGCCGTGGTTATATTAACTATATTGCACGGCCTCTCACACCTTTTTGCTTAAATTTTGTTTCTTCAAACACTGTCTCATATTTCATGATTTTCACTGACACAATTTCAttgatgtttatttcactctttctttAGATTATCttagttttaaatgtaatttgtatttttataatggattttcacagTTTAATACTCAAAGTCTGGGTCTGGCACGTGAAAACTACAatcttgtgtaaaataaataaaataataataatatcctttCTGAATTTGTGTTCATTCTGGTTCGTTCtgaccctgatagcacacatacatcacttagacgtctatttgatgtctgtgtttacatctggaagacatttttttaagttgctCATCttcaatacgtctataagacgtttcctctcggatgttaataagacattcagcagatgcctttgagatgtttatgatttagaatgttggtcattctgatctttttaagatgtttagcagatgtaaattagattgtgatgctttccagatgtaAAGATCTAAAACAGGAATCTCAGTAAGTTGATTTGACATGACAagccacatttcttttattttacagTCATAAAATACACATCTACATAAAACTATATTCTCAGACTAAACTAAAATCTCTATTTTATTAAAACTGACTATTTTAGGGAAGTGTTGTGGACAAAAAACGAAGTTTCATTATgacgtctgttttttttttttttttttttttacagtggaaaGGTGGAGTCTTCTCACAAAGTGAAAGTAATGAAAATGATAAGACCCAAGACAAAAGCAACATCAAGGTAAAGCATTCTTTATATATTGATTCATTTGCTCATTTGGATTTTTGACGGCAAGTTTGACCACACGTGTCGTTCTAACATGAGACGAGGTCTATCCCCCACAGATCTAgttgcacaacacaacaaaattagctgAGTTAACAAGAGTTGAAAACACAACGGAAATACGCCACAACAAATTGCTAGAATAAGTCTATATTTTTTAAGTTAACACTGCATTTTAAGTCGTGCAGCAGGCCTAATCAAAGTCTTTCACGCGACACGTTGCCGCTTCCTGGCCAATAGAATTAACGCTTTTCCGTCTCATAAATCTAAACAAAAGAGACTCCATGTATGGTAGAAAGTGTGCGTTGTCCAGATCACACAACACcttcattaatatttattttctgttaaagttGTGCTGTGACTTTTCTGTTGATCTGTAGCATATTTAAGTTGTGTTGTTCACACGATTGAGGTTTTGAGGTAGAGAACATTGGCAGGATTTAACTTGCTCTTAACGAATTTACATTTGAAACTCTAAACGAGACTTTCTCTCTGACATAGTCTCAGTCTGGCATAGGTATCATAATAATAGCACGGGTTACAAAAAATGGGATTTAagtcaaacatctttattaaataattcCTGAGCAAACTGCATTAGCAGTAGCACCTCTTTAATCCGCAATAATGCTCTCTGCCCTCACTTGAgcatgtgttaaagggatagttcacacaaaaatgaaaattctctcaccatttactcatcctcatgccatcccagatatgtatgactttctttcttctactgaacacaaacgatgatttttagaagaatatctcagctctgtaggtctatacaatgcaagtgaatggtgaccagcactttgaagctcagaaaaatgcacaaagacatcataaaagtcatccatacgactccagtggttaaattaataaataaataaatataattaaataaattctcttccctgcacagtaggaggtgatatgcacgaagaatacaaATTGCCAAAATCAATGaataagaatgtggaagtgaaagtggagatttataggaaaaaaggacttaaatattgatctgtttcttacccaaagtcACAGCACAactcatatcgcttcagaagatatggatttaaccactggggttgtatggattacatttgtgctgcctttatgtgctttttggatattcagtgttttggccaccattcactttgtattgtatggaccaacagagctgaaatatatatcatttgtgttctgcagaagaaagaaagccatacacatctgggatggcatgagggtgagtaaatgatctgaGTGAATTATACCTTTAACACTCCATTAAAGCTCCAGTGGGAACAAGTGAAAGAAGTAATGTTATCAACTTCTAACAACATGAAAAGGCAGGGAATgtaattataaatgaaataattcAGTAAACAATATGTGGATATTATAGTATAGGCCTATTTATAGATAATATTTTGTGTAAGCTAACTTTTTATTAAGCGTATTAATTCAAAACActttaaatttaaacatttatattttatatcacTAAATAATTTtgacacgcatattgtttatgtcttttggctatatacttttgaaagtaaatatttcaacatttatggattgacttccattgtaaatgcctcactgtaaccccattttttatttatttattttttttattttttaataaatacatttttgtggaaattaacATTATGGCACAATTGTtgttgattcagcttaactttTGAACATGCAATATTCCATTCACAGTGTCAGTGAGCAGAGAACTTACATATAACCGGTTATAACAGAGACGATAATAGTTTAAATGATCGGTATTACACACCCTCCGCCTGCAGGGTTTATATTGAAATACTGATGTTGCAAAAGGTAGTGTGTATACTCTTTGTGCAGGTAGGGTGCCACTGTCTTTTTCTGTTCTGTAACTAAACACACgtgttatatactgtacatgtgaattgctttggataaaaagtgTTTTCTAAATGACAACCACATAAATAGCCTACATCTAGGGGCTCTTAGCATATTGTAATTGATTCTCAGctttgaaaatgaaagtgaacagtgacacTTGGTTTCCTGGCACTGGCTAAATGCATGTCGAAACACGATACGCTCTGTATGTCTCCAGACGTGCCAAAACCCTCTGATGTGATGATAGCCACTCCAGTTTACCAGCAGCAGCCAAATGAAGTTTCTAGATTCCTGAAAATCAAGCCACTGGTTTTTGGGGTAAACAACACTGTTCTAGAAGGAATTTTGCTTTAAAGTGCTTGTTTTCACAATGTATGAATAAATGGAtagaatcttttttctttttgtctcacAGGTTTTGGAAATATTGACAGCTTTAATAGGAATCGGTTTTATAATCTGGCAACATTTTTGGTTCCATTTGTGGTCACCAGTCTTTGTAAGTCATTCATTTCAGTATTTGCACTACAGTACATTGTGCAGTGAACAAATGCTGAATTAAATTccttttctgcagtgcattttaaCTGGAGCCGTAACAGTCTCAGCTGCATGCAAGCCTAACCCATGTCTGGTTAGTCTGAATTTGACATCTCATTTTGTATATTTGAATGAAACTTATTGTTACTTGGGAAGTATGAATtcttcttcttaatattattatgcatattttgcttaaagagcATTCTGTGGGAACTGTTTTAGAACCAGATCTTCCTTATTGTAGGTCAAAACCGCACAGGTTTTCAACTACGTAAACATTGCAACGGCTGCTACCTCCCTCCGCGTTAACCTGGTCCGTTGGGTAAGtggtgtgtgttcatgttgaacaCACTCAGCTTTTACTTTGAAAGCCTCTTGTCTTTTGACTGTTTCTGGTTGTTGCCAAGTATTTGTACCTGTTCTTTGTTCCCCATTGTTTTCCGAgtatttacaaaaaaaagtaTACAATTGCCAATATTATTTTACAGCAGTGTAATGTTATTCAGCTTGTTACTAATTTGTCTTTTGtactgtttttcaaaaatgtttcaccAGGGAAAATTTTAAATTGATCAAATATTGAAATGAAAGATCTTATATAATGTTCATTGTGTatattactgtattatatattgtgtaaATTACCTTTTAAAACTACCTTGatcttgccatgaaaatagccagcGATGCTGACAtggcaatacaaataaataaataaataaaggtctaGCAACCACTCTGTTTATTAATCATCTTGCCTCTAATGCTGACTTAGGGTTTGAGTTTGGTTGTCCTCATGGGCTGCGATATTCTGGCCTTAATCTTCTCTATTATCATTGCCTCATCATCTTGTTTCTGCTGCTGCAGGCCAAAGGTAAAACTCATCAAGACACACCGAATCAGATTAAATAAGATCCCATGCATGATAAACTTCTCACATttgttctctgtctctctcagtcaAGAAGTGATGCCGCGGTCAGTTACATGAACACAAATTTGCCTGTTAACAATATTGTGTTTGTGGGCCAACTGGACCCCTCTGCATTGCCACAACCTGGTAGTTCAGTCCTGTCTGTGATGCCAGCAAACTACAGACCTGTCCCGACTGCACCTCCAGCATACTACGTGCCCGTCCCTACTGCACTGCCAGGAAACTATGGACCTGTCCCAAATGCACATCCAGCAAACTATGGTCCACTCCCAACTACACCTCCACCAGCCTATGAGGTAATTATTAGCAGTGGGTGGAAAATGTaagactaaactttaaagtcCTCGTGAAGTGCCTTGACGAGCAGTTTACTTTGGTCTGTTgaagtatttcctactgaaacatgatGAAGTTGGGGCAGACATGTCCAACAGCTCATGACTTTAAAAAAATTGGCCAGTAGACTTTAGTTtacaaagccacacacacacacaaatactttcCACCGTGCTGCATCTTGTGCCATAGCGGGTGTTCAGCCAGACTGCTGAAGAAACTGAAAAGCAATCAGTACTCGAGACTTGAGAATCAAACAATGATCTTACTGACAACGTTaatacataaccagcccacaaacgcacacagcgTGTTGCAAGTCTTTGCTTAAAACGAGGTTGGAGCCGTTGTGAAAAGCAGTctatgcagatgaatgagaaacaagtgagtaaaagattacAATATATAAATGTGTTGAATCGTAATACATGAAGCACAAATAATGGACCTTATTCATGGTAGCACCATCTTTTAcatttaatgggaatgacaacaaggctgtgagggttagacataccatctcttcaatggcaagcacggtataaagctgtaaaaagctcctagatcacatctgatttttttatctactgaatgttcttggaaagatgtttttttcaatgttttgttgtaCAACAGTACAAactattgaagagactgtacatctgtccctcacagcctcattgtctcTCCCGTCaaatatcaaagatggcgctgctttgaataaggtctatagagcTGTTCAACCATGatatcaatttgtaggcgaaccctgaagtctaatttgccatgggttccctctggattttcctatgggtttttataatggggtttttgaactacTGAGTAAAATAagttctgtggtaaacattacttgacgaaacATGGACTTTTtgttctacaaaataaaatacacactttcagccctcaaatgtgaattttgaatttgctgtttgtttgttttttgtttttttaaaactatgTAATTCACGGTTTCAAAATTCCTATTTGCGGTATGACTGTTGTAGAACAAAGCGTCTACGTATCGTCAGGTAATGTTTACCATagaccttatttttctcataagttcaaaaaccccattataaaaacccataggaaaatccagtgggaacccatggcaaattctcttctgggtttttggactacaagctaaACAGCTCTAAAAAGagctacaagctgaacagctctaagaaagaggctgcatttctctgatATTTCTCTTTACCTAGCGTTGCATGCGCTAGCTCCATTCATTACCATGCTGGTCTGAATGCAGTCCAATCCAGGTATCATCATTTCAGTGCGGCAGTCCcaattagggttgccacccgtcccgtaaaatacgggatcatgccgtatttaaagattaaatgatgtgattttttcatgtatttaagctggtccggTGGTGTCACTGCAAAATCGttcaagatcattaatttaaccttgatattagTTGGAAattgtgcctatggtgggtaagggaccgtctaaaacattcatacattgtgctaaaacttggagggtgtggtaagggaccgtgtGAAAACTTCAGCCAGCAGCACCAAAGCAAAGTGGGTCGCAGTAGGCAAAAGGTTGAGAAACCCTGCActagcatatactgtagatgagCATGAGTGAGTGCTCTTTATTCTTTGTGTTTCATGTATTatgattcaaaacattgatatattGTAAGCCTTTACtagcttgtttctcattcatca from Myxocyprinus asiaticus isolate MX2 ecotype Aquarium Trade chromosome 22, UBuf_Myxa_2, whole genome shotgun sequence includes the following:
- the si:ch211-175m2.4 gene encoding uncharacterized protein si:ch211-175m2.4 gives rise to the protein MIATPVYQQQPNEVSRFLKIKPLVFGVLEILTALIGIGFIIWQHFWFHLWSPVFCILTGAVTVSAACKPNPCLVKTAQVFNYVNIATAATSLRVNLVRWGLSLVVLMGCDILALIFSIIIASSSCFCCCRPKSRSDAAVSYMNTNLPVNNIVFVGQLDPSALPQPGSSVLSVMPANYRPVPTAPPAYYVPVPTALPGNYGPVPNAHPANYGPLPTTPPPAYEACVLESRTQ